Proteins from a single region of Anthonomus grandis grandis chromosome 10, icAntGran1.3, whole genome shotgun sequence:
- the LOC126741592 gene encoding leucine-rich repeat-containing protein 23-like produces MTEGEFGEASHVILHGEGHPYAALSPTTGFIIPYDVPIVDKSLTFEEASKCLNTLGKDESGVRYAYLMITATDRKLTEVSVVLTFKHVLFLDLSGNFLNLEALQVLQGMPFLILLRANRNRVESGALNAIHYLQVLCLNINKIEHTYDIAQPMLETLQLEFNQIFTAQFDSEKLPKLKELDLKGNHLMDLSGEYPQSLERLYLAQNKITRLNELALSKLTHLTTLHLRDNKIRKLNGFTEFLGQLTYLNLRSNSIMKLRQFRKLACLPKLESLVYTDNPLDTKNKPVEIPGEGASEDDEEVYGEDGELRTVDVDLVRIGVLVLLPNLKRINKDMVTLQERDEAFLMHDQKIEQIMSEVSSDEETEPPTTTYTSDVGDSETEEGDQDLTDPRQRSDYEEN; encoded by the exons ATGACAGAAGGCGAATTTGGAGAAGCAAGTCACGTAATCCTCCATGGCGAGGGCCACCCTTATGCAGCCCTCTCCCCCACCACCGGATTCATCATACCATACGATGTGCCCATAGTAGATAAAAGTCTTACCTTCGAAGAGGCTTCCAAGTGCCTAAACACTTTGG GAAAAGACGAGAGCGGAGTACGGTACGCTTACCTAATGATCACCGCGACTGATAGAAAGCTCACAGAGGTCTCGGTAGTACTCACGTTCAAACACGTGCTATTTTTAGACCTAAGCGGGAATTTTTTGAACCTGGAAGCCTTACAGGTGCTTCAGGGCATGCCCTTTTTGATCCTGCTTAGGGCCAACAGGAATAGGGTGGAGTCAGGGGCTTTAAACGCCATCCATTACTTACAG GTGCTTTGCTTGAACATCAACAAAATCGAGCACACTTACGATATCGCGCAACCAATGTTGGAAACGCTGCAGCTCGAATTCAATCAGATCTTCACCGCCCAGTTTGACAGCGAAAAACTGCCTAAACTGAAGGAGCTCGACTTGAAAGGGAACCATTTGATGGACCTCAGCGGGGAGTATCCACAGAG TCTGGAGCGGTTGTATTTGGCTCAGAATAAGATAACTCGTCTGAACGAGTTGGCCTTGTCCAAACTGACCCACTTGACAACGTTGCACCTCAGAGACAATAAGATAAGGAAGCTGAATGGGTTTACGGAGTTCCTTGGTCAGTTGACCTATTTAAACTTGAGGAGTAATAGTATTATGAAGCTGAGGCAGTTTAGGAAGCTCGCGTGCTTACCTAAGTTGGAGAGTCTT GTTTACACTGACAACCCCCTGGACACAAAAAATAAACCCGTAGAAATCCCGGGTGAGGGAGCCAGCGAGGACGACGAGGAAGTATACGGAGAAGATGGCGAACTGAGGACAGTAGACGTCGATTTAGTGAGGATCGGAGTATTGGTTCTACTACCAAACTTAAAG AGGATCAACAAAGACATGGTGACTCTACAAGAGAGAGACGAAGCCTTCTTGATGCATGATCAAAAAATTGAGCAGATCATGAGCGAGGTGAGCAGCGACGAAGAAACCGAACCCCCCACCACCACTTACACCAGTGACGTCGGTGATTCGGAAACCGAAGAAGGAGACCAAGACCTCACCGATCCTAGACAAAGAAGCGATTATGAGGAGAATTAG
- the LOC126741587 gene encoding titin has translation MSSAICQNFVQNAWKKELCSNCFKSKDEHSPPPKPKIVTLVSSRTVSGIIRDPNKVKAKLNVEFTTELSQFIGYGGEDWLSEEEDEEEEEPNGVNDLEDLDDDLLTDSDEEDHVREIRLETKKNTNYNTVSLAQVVEEKKSYAHLMLGKPVVNSEGKKQTLLVSVTPFGEDNGPPKRYTTYTNKPAKSEKNVKEEKSLLDEISETLEKSNNSILGRRKTPIRDSESNKENVIEEKKSPELINKVERKVNLSRTPALKSKDLEKPVVYQTSTARIELLNTKNSKLPKVEQPSKSEETNDKNNNKTDPNQNEPPKGAQSSPVPPQSREQAGKPDGREDPECPELPALPLTPPPPLENQSSFLHPVTVPTPSPVPPSTLEKPKVPTKPSTVLIRKPAPVVQPAVGQTLSTFAKQPLVKQDSGNEADIKNKRKAPMPPEESGQTVAPLFTRHSPSLTSGDSPVVREMEKRERSERANSCTPKVFLGDNEVPSPAPIPRKSLSISTDNLVCSDEKRKPKGRFSLRKFLRMGSSKDLPRLPNESPCAEDTVDIPRPKPRLVIVHPSELNGAKVEVVAKQDQTDCAERVKASKPPPPPRNYEQWKPQVSTCPPPPKSMEVLSKQLALSRSNSSSSTGTNKSKSETVYANIGEVRSSIVPNKPVRTASMREREAQQQKQQQRRNIYEPVANNNRLKSSENVYEYVRVGSGNRSSSPSSDGSGKNSPKTKTARLNKRSESSIDVSADYFKFGNIPRSMSLTYCGSETESEIYSPYSFYGSETEVTEDDHDWATQNGRTHKLRSRKGRSIVHKNLEDNYGAVVVANHEALAQVLENIQQTVHTQPALRGLKMSQNLRLQDFSLKQGISPTKIGSKSFHQALWGAQHVTLLFSTGITTNTVNLGNFNLNSVTDFSDLIESENDDKKLVQATISVLPWLQVHTIESYGEHLRTKSEQEENWRDGFFVMLQLVNALKVLQAQGIEELPLSLSSFVLTKEVDRESHFRLCILQGTLPSELTTLTSPEEKYGSLCMCASKALTLLQPSSKTANLLQSLLNNERSVSLTQVKSVLEFSLWGPTDVNLGSNLRERELTLQRWLDLQRATVLHGLVCTRVQLTVYEECHLLFLVRSNARMMSDASMLIESNNHNKYGNNSKA, from the exons ATGTCCTCGGCCATTTGTCAAAACTTCGTCCAGAACGCCTGGAAGAAGGAGCTGTGCTCCAACTGTTTCAAATCCAAGGACGAGCACTCCCCACCCCCCAAACCCAAGATCGTCACGCTGGTTTCGAGTCGCACCGTGAGCGGCATCATCAGGGATCCGAATAAAGTAAAAGCGAAACTGAATGTGGAATTCACGACGGAACTATCGCAGTTCATCG GTTACGGCGGTGAGGATTGGTTGTCAGAAGAGGAGGATGAGGAGGAAGAAGAACCGAATGGTGTAAATGACTTGGAAGATTTGGATGATGACTTACTAACTGACTCGGATGAAGAGGATCATGTGAGGGAGATCAGGCTTGAAACAAAGAAGAATACTAACTATAATACGGTGTCTCTGGCCCAAGTGGTTGAGGAGAAGAAGAGCTATGCCCATCTGATGCTCGGTAAGCCTGTGGTGAACTCAGAAGGGAAGAAGCAGACTTTGTTGGTGTCGGTGACGCCTTTTGGGGAAGACAATGGGCCTCCCAAGAGATACACCACTTATACTAATAAACCtgcaaaaagtgaaaaaaatgtGAAAGAAGAGAAAAGCTTGCTGGACGAAATATCCGAGACCCTTGAGAAGAGTAATAACTCCATACTGGGGCGCAGGAAGACCCCTATCAGAGACAGCGAGAGCAACAAAGAAAACGTTATTGAGGAAAAGAAGAGCCCCGAGTTGATTAATAAAGTGGAAAGAAAGGTGAACCTAAGCAGAACCCCGGCACTCAAGAGCAAAGACCTTGAAAAACCGGTGGTTTATCAAACCTCCACCGCCAGGATTGAACTGCTCAATACAAAAAACAGTAAATTACCCAAAGTGGAACAACCCTCCAAGAGTGAGGAAACGAATgacaaaaacaacaacaaaactgATCCGAACCAAAATGAACCGCCCAAGGGGGCACAGTCCAGTCCAGTGCCGCCCCAAAGCAGGGAGCAAGCGGGAAAACCGGACGGTCGAGAGGATCCGGAGTGTCCGGAACTACCCGCACTGCCGCTCACCCCGCCGCCCCCCTTGGAGAACCAGAGTTCATTCTTGCATCCGGTGACTGTCCCCACCCCCAGTCCCGTTCCACCCTCGACCCTCGAGAAGCCTAAAGTACCCACGAAGCCTTCCACGGTTTTAATTCGGAAGCCCGCCCCCGTGGTACAACCTGCGGTGGGCCAGACTCTCAGTACTTTCGCTAAACAGCCTCTCGTCAAGCAGGATAGCGGCAACGAAGCAGATATCAA gaacAAACGGAAGGCTCCTATGCCGCCAGAGGAGTCCGGCCAGACAGTCGCCCCGTTATTCACCAGACACTCGCCCAGTTTAACTAGCGGGGACTCCCCGGTGGTGAGGGAGATGGAGAAACGCGAAAGGAGCGAGAGGGCGAATAGTTGCACCCCCAAAGTGTTCTTAGGGGATAACGAGGTGCCCAGTCCGGCACCTATTCCTCGGAAAAGTTTATCGATATCCACCGATAATTTG GTGTGTTCGGACGAAAAACGCAAACCGAAAGGCCGCTTCTCCCTACGTAAATTCCTACGAATGGGGTCGAGCAAAGACTTGCCGCGGTTGCCGAACGAGTCTCCTTGCGCCGAAGACACCGTGGACATCCCCAGACCGAAACCCAGGCTGGTCATCGTGCACCCCAGCGAACTAAACGGGGCGAAAGTCGAAGTGGTTGCCAAACAAGACCAGACTGATTGCGCAGAAAG GGTTAAGGCGAGTAAACCTCCACCTCCGCCAAGGAACTACGAGCAATGGAAACCCCAGGTGAGCACCTGCCCTCCACCGCCCAAGAGCATGGAGGTGCTGAGCAAACAGTTGGCTCTATCCAGAAGCAATTCGAGCTCGAGCACCGGCACGAACAAGTCTAAGAGTGAAACCGTTTACGCTAACATTGGAGAAGTGAGGTCCTCGATTGTTCCGAATAAACCAGTGAGAACGGCGAGCATGAGAGAGCGGGAGGCCCAGCAACAGAAGCAGCAACAAAGACGCAATATCTACGAGCCAGTGGCTAATAATAATCGACTAAAATCAAGCGAGAACGTTTATGAGTACGTGAGAGTTGGATCTGGGAATAGGTCGAGCAGCCCTAGTAGCGACGGCAGCGGCAAGAACAGCCCTAAAACTAAAACCGCCAGGCTAAATAAGAG GTCCGAGAGCTCCATAGACGTCTCCGCCGACTATTTTAAATTCGGTAACATACCGAGAAGTATGTCGCTCACGTACTGCGGTAGCGAAACCGAATCGGAAATTTACTCCCCGTACAGTTTTTACGGAAGCGAGACGGAAGTGACCGAAGACGACCACGATTGGGCGACGCAAAACGGACGCACCCACAAGCTGAGATCCCGAAAAGGGCGCAGCATCGTCCATAAGAACTTGGAAGATAACTATGGGGCCGTAGTTGTGGCGAACCATGAAGCTTTGGCGCAAGTTTTGGAAAAT atccAGCAAACCGTCCACACACAACCGGCCCTCAGAGGCCTAAAAATGTCCCAGAACTTACGCCTGCAGGACTTCTCCCTAAAACAAGGAATAAGTCCCACTAAAATCGGCTCCAAGTCGTTCCACCAGGCCCTTTGGGGGGCCCAACACGTCACACTGTTGTTCAGCACCGGTATTACCACCAATACAGTGAACTTGGGCAATTTCAACTTGAACTCGGTGACGGATTTCAGTGATTTAATTGAGAGCGAAAACGATGATAAAAAACTGGTTCAAG CAACAATCTCTGTGCTGCCCTGGCTTCAGGTGCACACCATAGAAAGTTACGGAGAGCACTTGAGAACCAAGTCGGAACAAGAAGAAAACTGGAGAGACGGTTTCTTTGTTATGCTGCAGCTTGTTAATGCCTTAAAGGTGCTTCAGGCGCAAGGAATCGAGGAATTGCCATTGAGCCTGAGCAGTTTTGTTCTCACAAAAGAAGTGGACCGAGAGAGCCACTTTAGATTGTGCATTTTGCAAGG TACTCTTCCCTCGGAATTGACCACCCTGACATCACCCGAAGAAAAATATGGGTCACTGTGCATGTGTGCCTCCAAGGCTTTAACTCTGCTCCAGCCCAGTTCGAAAACCGCTAACTTGCTACAATCCCTGCTCAATAACGAGAGATCAGTGTCTTTGACTCAAGTTAAGTCTGTCTTGGAGTTTTCCTTGTGGGGCCCCACTGATGTTAATCTAGGAAGTAATTTGAGGGAAAGAGAGTTGACCCTTCAAAG ATGGTTGGATCTACAAAGGGCAACGGTGCTGCATGGTCTGGTATGCACCAGGGTCCAACTGACCGTCTATGAGGAGTGCCATCTACTGTTTCTTGTCAGAAGCAATGCTAGAATGATGAGCGACGCTTCAATGTTAATAGAGTCCAATAATCACAATAAATATGGTAATAATAGCAAAGCATAA
- the LOC126741589 gene encoding protein disulfide-isomerase A5: MKLQNFLFLFVLLSCLSLQGNTAKQNNKNLVENLTDFKDLKKLLRTKTNVLVCFYNSYKKAQSILTTLGDVAKNVKGEGVIAVINCSGEAKKLCKKLKITSNEPFVIKHYKDGEFNKDYDRKYNEKSITQFMKDPTGDLPWEEDDSAKDVLHIPDPGTLARFLKREGRPILILFYAPWCGYCKTLKPEYAQAATELKDHSVLAAVDVNRPENAHLRTQYNITGFPTMLYFLNGHVKFPYEGENKRAALVQFMHNPVPPQVKVKEPEWSDSVSDVIHLTSLTFDSTLKASESVLVMFYAPWCGHCKRMKPEYEAAAAQMKEQGVKGILAAVDATKDPSVASRFNVKGYPTVIYFSKGEQLYSPNVREAAKIVDFMRDPKEPPPPPPPEKPWSEEPSDVLHLNEENFKPVLKKKKHVLVMFYAPWCGHCKKAKPEFAEAAAEFRDNPRVELAAVDCTVDQSVCNAFDVKGYPTFKYFSYYNKESKDYSGGRTKPDFVQYLQQVSNAKPTSNEQSIGMGEAWNVDSALLKLTERNFKKELDKNRLMLVMFYAPWCEHCKRMKPDYVAAAKDMKKSGVCTLAVIDCIENPDIAQQYDIEGFPTIKLFKHGKYVADYKGKRTVDDIKQFLSKHSGKDEL, from the exons ATGAAGcttcaaaattttttgtttctatttgttttg CTTTCATGTTTGAGCTTACAAGGAAACACAgccaaacaaaataataaaaacctcGTGGAAAATCTCACCGACTTTAAAGACCTTAAGAAGTTACTTAGAACCAAAACTAATGTTCTTGTGTGTTTTTATAATTCATACAAGAAAGCCCAGAGTATTCTCACTACTCTGGGCGATGTAGCTAAAAATGTGAAAGGAGAAGGAGTCATCGCTGTAATAAATTGTTCCGG GGAAGCAAAAAAGCTTTGTAAGAAACTAAAGATCACTTCAAATGAGCCTTTTGTGATCAAGCACTATAAAGATGGGGAGTTTAATAAGGATTATGATCGtaaatacaatgaaaaatcTATAACGCAATTTATGAAGGACCCCACCGGAGATCTGCCTTGGGAGGAAGATGATTCGGCCAAAGACGTTCTGCATATTCCAGATCCAGGA ACTTTGGCGAGGTTCCTGAAAAGGGAGGGCCGACCCATTTTGATCCTGTTTTACGCCCCATGGTGCGGCTATTGCAAAACCCTTAAGCCAGAGTACGCTCAGGCTGCCACAGAGTTAAAAGACCACTCAGTATTGGCAGCGGTCGATGTTAATAGACCAGAAAATGCCCACTTGAGGACTCAGTATAATATTACCGGGTTTCCCACCATGTTGTACTTTCT AAATGGCCACGTTAAATTCCCTTATGAGGGGGAAAACAAACGGGCGGCACTGGTGCAGTTTATGCACAACCCTGTGCCCCCACAAGTGAAAGTAAAAGAGCCCGAGTGGTCAGATTCAGTTTCAGATGTCATCCATTTGACTTCGTTGACATTTGATAGCACTTTGAAGGCATCCGAGTCTGTTTTGGTGATGTTTTATGCACCCT GGTGTGGACATTGTAAGAGAATGAAACCCGAGTATGAGGCCGCGGCTGCTCAGATGAAAGAACAGGGG GTTAAAGGCATATTGGCAGCGGTGGATGCCACTAAAGACCCTTCGGTAGCGTCCAGGTTTAATGTGAAAGGGTATCCGACTGTCATCTATTTTTCTAAGGGCGAACAGCTTTATAGTCCCAATGTGCGAGAGGCGGCAAAAATCGTCGATTTTATGAG GGACCCGAAGGAGCCGCCACCACCGCCCCCGCCAGAGAAACCGTGGAGCGAGGAGCCGAGCGACGTGCTACACTTGAACGAGGAAAACTTCAAGCCggtgttaaaaaagaaaaagcacGTCCTGGTGATGTTTTATGCCCCCT GGTGCGGGCATTGCAAAAAAGCCAAACCGGAATTCGCGGAGGCTGCAGCGGAGTTTCGGGATAATCCTCGTGTAGAATTGGCCGCCGTAGACTGTACTGTAGATCAGTCAGTGTGTAACGCCTTTGACGTTAAAGGGTATCCCACTTTTAAGTATTTCAGTTATTACAATAAGGAGAGTAAGGATTATAGTGGAGGCAGAACG AAACCAGATTTCGTGCAGTACCTTCAGCAAGTGTCCAACGCAAAACCGACTTCAAACGAACAATCGATCGGTATGGGGGAAGCGTGGAACGTCGATTCGGCCCTTTTAAAGTTAACCGAGAGGAACTTCAAGAAGGAATTGGACAAAAATAGACTGATGTTGGTTATGTTTTATGCCCCCT ggtGCGAGCATTGTAAACGTATGAAACCGGACTACGTGGCGGCCGCGAAAGATATGAAAAAGTCCGGGGTCTGTACCCTGGCGGTGATCGATTGCATCGAGAATCCGGATATCGCGCAACAGTACGATATCGAGGGATTCCCCACGATTAAACTGTTTAAACACGGGAAATATGTGGCGGATTACAAAGGAAAACGGACCGTGGACGATATCAAGCAGTTCCTGTCGAAACATTCGGGTAAAGATGAACTTTGA
- the LOC126741593 gene encoding cytochrome c oxidase assembly protein COX16 homolog, mitochondrial, which translates to MGLMSNASSTLDRFFKRKFVRFGLPFLILMVGSSFGLKEFTKLRYEFKKVSPVSHEEAKKMGVEMKKPGEVTLEGEYEKLKSMDIDNWEQVRGPRPWEETAEK; encoded by the exons ATGGGGCTGATGTCAAACGCCTCCTCGACACTAGaccgatttttcaaaagaaaattcgTTAGGTTTGGATTGCCCTTTTTAATTCTTATGGTAGGCAGTTCATTCGGGCTAAAGGAGTTCACAAAACTAAG GTATGAATTTAAGAAAGTCAGTCCGGTATCCCATGAAGAGGCCAAAAAGATGGGAGTAGAAATGAAGAAACCGGGAGAGGTTACTTTGGAAGGCGAGTATGAGAAGCTTAAAAGCATGGATATTGATAATTGGGAGCAAGTGAGAGGGCCCAGACCATGGGAAGAAACCGCAGAAAAATAG